A window of the Hordeum vulgare subsp. vulgare chromosome 5H, MorexV3_pseudomolecules_assembly, whole genome shotgun sequence genome harbors these coding sequences:
- the LOC123452890 gene encoding uncharacterized protein LOC123452890 isoform X3, which yields MELRPLFSFTYIQRVNIMSFEDKAMASRITSPSLKATVSESDLRIINVASNVDHSQANNQTSVVLGPVAIFWDIENCPVPSDVRPDDVAGNIRMALRLHPVVNGAVTVLSAYGDFNAFPRRLREGCQRTGVKLVDVPNGRKDAADKAILVDMFLFALDNHPPSSIMLISGDVDFAPALHILGQRGYTIALAIPSSVTVSSALSSAGSFVWDWPSLARGAGSVPPRSLGHRAADPLFCSNSVTLGKFPDIQTEEEAIVYMGTLRNEYGGRTTSNQINCYNSSQVTGESCKAFCTLADGSCGTGTSSSSHHVSGGLNEVPVIDQGFTGEQSWWVRPGDLQGLKGQLIRLFQLSGGSVPLVRVPSEYLKLFGRHLYVAEYGAVKLVHLFEKLAESFVVIGKGQRKMICLRNSGDRNMKKYPSTPIILKNEKRLNGTLEEGTSETCQQLSSSSEDLSEDEQNINPGVDGTYVFDSHLYKCRTEVEALLVCYLSCPLPLSHFESLYEQRYKKTLDYQSCGVDGLEELLNKLKDVVELNLDETSNMKFIKAKSPKCSASKPC from the coding sequence AAACATAATGTCTTTTGAAGATAAAGCAATGGCTAGTCGTATTACCTCACCCTCACTAAAAGCTACAGTATCAGAATCAGATCTTCGGATAATAAATGTTGCATCAAATGTGGATCATTCTCAAGCAAATAACCAGACAAGTGTAGTCCTCGGTCCAGTGGCTATCTTTTGGGACATTGAGAATTGCCCTGTTCCAAGTGATGTACGGCCAGATGATGTTGCAGGGAATATACGGATGGCATTACGGCTGCATCCTGTTGTTAACGGTGCAGTTACAGTTCTCTCTGCTTATGGAGATTTCAATGCTTTTCCTAGAAGACTCAGGGAGGGATGTCAGAGAACAGGAGTCAAACTTGTCGATGTTCCAAATGGGCGGAAAGATGCTGCTGATAAGGCTATACTGGTAGATATGTTTCTCTTTGCTCTGGACAATCATCCACCGTCATCCATTATGCTTATATCTGGTGATGTGGACTTTGCTCCTGCTCTCCATATACTTGGTCAGCGTGGATACACTATTGCCCTTGCAATTCCATCTTCAGTTACCGTCTCATCGGCTTTGAGCAGTGCTGGGAGTTTCGTGTGGGACTGGCCTAGTCTTGCCCGTGGTGCAGGCAGTGTACCCCCCAGATCCTTAGGGCATCGTGCTGCTGATCCTTTATTCTGTTCTAACAGTGTAACACTGGGGAAATTTCCTGACATACAGACTGAAGAGGAGGCCATTGTTTATATGGGAACTTTGAGGAATGAATATGGTGGGAGAACAACCAGCAACCAGATTAACTGCTATAACTCTTCACAGGTCACCGGAGAATCATGCAAAGCTTTCTGTACTCTGGCGGATGGCAGTTGTGGCACTGGCACATCATCGAGTTCACATCATGTATCAGGTGGTTTGAATGAAGTCCCAGTGATAGACCAAGGATTTACAGGCGAACAATCATGGTGGGTTCGTCCTGGTGATCTTCAAGGCTTGAAAGGTCAACTAATAAGGTTATTTCAGTTATCTGGTGGATCTGTTCCACTTGTCCGTGTTCCTTCAGAGTATTTAAAGCTCTTCGGAAGGCACCTGTATGTAGCAGAATATGGAGCTGTAAAACTTGTTCATCTTTTCGAAAAGCTGGCTGAGTCTTTTGTCGTCATAGGGAAGGGTCAGAGAAAGATGATTTGCCTCCGCAATTCTGGTGATAGGAACATGAAGAAATATCCAAGCACACCAATAAttttgaaaaatgaaaagagattGAATGGTACTCTCGAGGAAGGTACGAGTGAAACATGTCAGCAGTTGAGCAGCTCATCAGAAGATCTCTCAGAGGATGAACAGAACATTAACCCTGGCGTAGATGGAACATATGTGTTTGATAGCCATCTATACAAGTGCAGAACAGAGGTCGAGGCTCTTCTTGTCTGTTACTTGTCGTGCCCTCTTCCACTCTCCCATTTTGAGTCCCTGTATGAGCAACGGTACAAGAAGACTCTCGACTACCAGAGCTGTGGAGTTGATGGTCTGGAGGAACTGCTTAACAAGTTAAAAGATGTTGTTGAATTGAATTTGGATGAGACCAGCAACATGAAGTTCATCAAAGCCAAGTCACCAAAATGTAGTGCCTCAAAGCCATGTTAA
- the LOC123452890 gene encoding uncharacterized protein LOC123452890 isoform X2 gives MELRPLFSFTYIQRVYVHMTNIMSFEDKAMASRITSPSLKATVSESDLRIINVASNVDHSQANNQTSVVLGPVAIFWDIENCPVPSDVRPDDVAGNIRMALRLHPVVNGAVTVLSAYGDFNAFPRRLREGCQRTGVKLVDVPNGRKDAADKAILVDMFLFALDNHPPSSIMLISGDVDFAPALHILGQRGYTIALAIPSSVTVSSALSSAGSFVWDWPSLARGAGSVPPRSLGHRAADPLFCSNSVTLGKFPDIQTEEEAIVYMGTLRNEYGGRTTSNQINCYNSSQVTGESCKAFCTLADGSCGTGTSSSSHHVSGGLNEVPVIDQGFTGEQSWWVRPGDLQGLKGQLIRLFQLSGGSVPLVRVPSEYLKLFGRHLYVAEYGAVKLVHLFEKLAESFVVIGKGQRKMICLRNSGDRNMKKYPSTPIILKNEKRLNGTLEEGTSETCQQLSSSSEDLSEDEQNINPGVDGTYVFDSHLYKCRTEVEALLVCYLSCPLPLSHFESLYEQRYKKTLDYQSCGVDGLEELLNKLKDVVELNLDETSNMKFIKAKSPKCSASKPC, from the coding sequence AAACATAATGTCTTTTGAAGATAAAGCAATGGCTAGTCGTATTACCTCACCCTCACTAAAAGCTACAGTATCAGAATCAGATCTTCGGATAATAAATGTTGCATCAAATGTGGATCATTCTCAAGCAAATAACCAGACAAGTGTAGTCCTCGGTCCAGTGGCTATCTTTTGGGACATTGAGAATTGCCCTGTTCCAAGTGATGTACGGCCAGATGATGTTGCAGGGAATATACGGATGGCATTACGGCTGCATCCTGTTGTTAACGGTGCAGTTACAGTTCTCTCTGCTTATGGAGATTTCAATGCTTTTCCTAGAAGACTCAGGGAGGGATGTCAGAGAACAGGAGTCAAACTTGTCGATGTTCCAAATGGGCGGAAAGATGCTGCTGATAAGGCTATACTGGTAGATATGTTTCTCTTTGCTCTGGACAATCATCCACCGTCATCCATTATGCTTATATCTGGTGATGTGGACTTTGCTCCTGCTCTCCATATACTTGGTCAGCGTGGATACACTATTGCCCTTGCAATTCCATCTTCAGTTACCGTCTCATCGGCTTTGAGCAGTGCTGGGAGTTTCGTGTGGGACTGGCCTAGTCTTGCCCGTGGTGCAGGCAGTGTACCCCCCAGATCCTTAGGGCATCGTGCTGCTGATCCTTTATTCTGTTCTAACAGTGTAACACTGGGGAAATTTCCTGACATACAGACTGAAGAGGAGGCCATTGTTTATATGGGAACTTTGAGGAATGAATATGGTGGGAGAACAACCAGCAACCAGATTAACTGCTATAACTCTTCACAGGTCACCGGAGAATCATGCAAAGCTTTCTGTACTCTGGCGGATGGCAGTTGTGGCACTGGCACATCATCGAGTTCACATCATGTATCAGGTGGTTTGAATGAAGTCCCAGTGATAGACCAAGGATTTACAGGCGAACAATCATGGTGGGTTCGTCCTGGTGATCTTCAAGGCTTGAAAGGTCAACTAATAAGGTTATTTCAGTTATCTGGTGGATCTGTTCCACTTGTCCGTGTTCCTTCAGAGTATTTAAAGCTCTTCGGAAGGCACCTGTATGTAGCAGAATATGGAGCTGTAAAACTTGTTCATCTTTTCGAAAAGCTGGCTGAGTCTTTTGTCGTCATAGGGAAGGGTCAGAGAAAGATGATTTGCCTCCGCAATTCTGGTGATAGGAACATGAAGAAATATCCAAGCACACCAATAAttttgaaaaatgaaaagagattGAATGGTACTCTCGAGGAAGGTACGAGTGAAACATGTCAGCAGTTGAGCAGCTCATCAGAAGATCTCTCAGAGGATGAACAGAACATTAACCCTGGCGTAGATGGAACATATGTGTTTGATAGCCATCTATACAAGTGCAGAACAGAGGTCGAGGCTCTTCTTGTCTGTTACTTGTCGTGCCCTCTTCCACTCTCCCATTTTGAGTCCCTGTATGAGCAACGGTACAAGAAGACTCTCGACTACCAGAGCTGTGGAGTTGATGGTCTGGAGGAACTGCTTAACAAGTTAAAAGATGTTGTTGAATTGAATTTGGATGAGACCAGCAACATGAAGTTCATCAAAGCCAAGTCACCAAAATGTAGTGCCTCAAAGCCATGTTAA